In Janthinobacterium sp. 67, a genomic segment contains:
- a CDS encoding ATP-binding response regulator: MAQVLRILVVDDVETMRKVTAGQLASLGYGSVDLAADGSEAWRMIERKRYDLVISDWNMPALTGIALLQMIRSSPRHVHMPFIMITAEAERSRIETAISSGVSDLLVKPYTAGRLATSIKRAMAHQVAAPAPDKETNIDAPQAATPVDDVIVKPPAAVHLQSREPLPPTLLLVDDTADNLYVLANVFKGRYRIKAAHNGEKALALCCGDTPPDLVLLDVMMPGMDGFEVARRMREHPSAENVPIIFVTALTDDAARLQGMELGAVDFITKPIDPAQLKLRVDNFMRYVELRRHLQADYDNMLAIARLRDDVEAMTRHDLKGPLAGAIGIVQSLIDAADMDRRQLENLRLAEQAMLQVTDMVNLSTELYKIETGKYVLHAAPLPISDMLRRVVETARATYAGKQLVLAVDTDFDVGIDAPLALGDAMLTYSLLNNLIKNACEAAPERTRVIATLYAGSPLRIEIVNKGVIPEPIRERFFDKFVTDGKSGGTGLGTYSARLLARAQYGEVAFAVDDELQTTTLIVSLPSVPPPA, encoded by the coding sequence ATGGCACAAGTGCTGAGAATACTGGTGGTTGATGATGTTGAAACAATGCGCAAGGTCACGGCTGGCCAACTGGCCTCGCTTGGCTACGGATCGGTGGATCTCGCAGCCGATGGCTCTGAAGCTTGGCGCATGATTGAGCGCAAGCGTTATGATTTGGTGATCTCCGACTGGAATATGCCGGCGTTGACCGGCATCGCCCTACTGCAGATGATTCGTTCCAGTCCGCGCCATGTGCACATGCCGTTCATTATGATCACCGCCGAGGCCGAGCGCAGCCGCATCGAAACGGCCATCAGCAGCGGTGTCAGCGACCTGCTAGTCAAACCCTACACGGCGGGCCGGCTGGCCACCAGCATCAAGCGGGCGATGGCGCATCAGGTTGCAGCACCGGCGCCGGATAAGGAAACGAACATCGACGCGCCGCAGGCCGCCACACCCGTGGACGATGTGATCGTCAAGCCACCGGCGGCGGTCCATTTACAATCAAGGGAACCGTTGCCTCCGACATTGCTCCTGGTCGACGACACCGCTGACAACTTGTACGTGCTGGCCAATGTGTTCAAGGGCCGCTACCGCATCAAGGCAGCGCACAACGGCGAGAAAGCACTGGCCTTGTGCTGTGGCGACACGCCGCCAGACCTAGTGCTGCTGGACGTGATGATGCCCGGCATGGACGGTTTTGAAGTGGCGCGCCGCATGCGCGAGCATCCCAGCGCAGAAAATGTACCCATCATCTTCGTCACCGCCCTTACCGACGACGCCGCGCGCCTGCAAGGCATGGAGTTGGGCGCGGTGGACTTCATTACCAAGCCAATCGACCCGGCCCAGCTGAAGCTGCGGGTCGACAACTTCATGCGCTACGTCGAGCTGCGCCGCCACCTGCAAGCCGATTACGACAACATGCTCGCCATCGCCCGCCTGCGCGATGACGTCGAGGCCATGACGCGGCACGACCTCAAGGGACCGCTGGCCGGCGCCATCGGCATAGTGCAGTCGCTGATCGACGCCGCCGACATGGACCGCCGACAGCTTGAGAATTTGCGGCTGGCCGAGCAGGCCATGCTGCAGGTGACCGACATGGTCAACCTGTCCACCGAGCTGTACAAGATCGAGACGGGAAAATACGTGCTCCATGCAGCGCCGCTGCCCATCAGCGACATGTTGCGGCGGGTGGTTGAGACGGCACGCGCCACTTACGCGGGTAAGCAGCTGGTGTTGGCGGTCGACACCGATTTCGATGTCGGCATCGACGCTCCGCTAGCGCTGGGCGATGCCATGCTGACCTATTCGCTGCTGAATAATCTGATCAAGAACGCCTGCGAGGCAGCGCCAGAGCGCACCCGTGTCATTGCCACGCTGTACGCCGGAAGCCCGTTGCGCATCGAGATAGTCAACAAGGGTGTGATCCCGGAACCGATACGCGAACGCTTCTTTGACAAGTTCGTCACCGACGGTAAGTCCGGCGGCACCGGCCTGGGCACGTATTCGGCACGCCTGCTGGCGCGCGCGCAATACGGCGAGGTGGCCTTCGCCGTCGATGACGAGCTCCAGACCACCACCCTGATTGTCAGCCTGCCGTCGGTGCCGCCCCCGGCCTAA
- a CDS encoding tyrosine-type recombinase/integrase produces MNKLSALVVGRAREPGYYGDGGGLVLQVSGAGARSWLFRYSVAGRRHEMGLGSCLAVDLVEARKKARQCRLLLSEGRDPLAMRRQEKQAGMLARARQMTFEQCAASYIAAHRHGWRNVKHVAQWENTLAAYVFPLVGALPVAAIDTDLVVKVLDAIWLSKTETATRIRGRIECILDWATVSGFRQGENPARWKGHLENLLANPNKVSPVKNRPALPWQEIGRFMAALSGQEGIAARALAFAILTAARSGEVRGARWPEIDLEAALWTIPAQRMKAGKEHRVPLSGGALALLRAVPRQGDIIFSGRKRGTQLSDMSLTAVLRRMQLEDITVHGFRSSFRDWCAEAAANAFSREVCEHALAHRLPDRVEAAYRRGDLFDKRIVLMQAWSDFCTNPAPPVV; encoded by the coding sequence ATGAACAAGCTGTCGGCGCTGGTCGTCGGTCGCGCCAGGGAGCCAGGGTATTACGGGGATGGCGGCGGACTGGTGCTGCAAGTATCCGGCGCTGGCGCCAGGAGCTGGCTGTTTCGTTATAGCGTAGCTGGCAGGCGTCACGAAATGGGGCTGGGTTCTTGTCTGGCAGTCGATCTGGTCGAGGCGCGCAAAAAGGCGCGGCAATGCCGTTTGCTGCTGAGCGAAGGGCGCGATCCGCTGGCAATGCGCCGCCAGGAAAAACAGGCCGGGATGCTGGCGCGTGCGCGTCAAATGACCTTTGAGCAGTGCGCGGCATCCTATATCGCTGCGCACCGGCATGGCTGGAGAAATGTCAAACATGTGGCGCAGTGGGAAAACACCCTGGCCGCTTATGTGTTCCCATTGGTGGGGGCGCTGCCTGTCGCGGCGATCGACACCGATCTGGTCGTCAAGGTGCTCGATGCAATCTGGTTGTCAAAGACGGAGACGGCAACGCGCATACGCGGCAGAATCGAATGCATACTCGACTGGGCAACGGTCAGCGGCTTTCGTCAGGGAGAAAATCCGGCGCGCTGGAAAGGCCATCTGGAAAATCTGCTGGCCAATCCGAACAAGGTTTCTCCAGTGAAAAACCGACCGGCCCTGCCGTGGCAAGAGATCGGCAGATTCATGGCCGCCTTATCGGGTCAGGAAGGGATTGCTGCCAGGGCGCTGGCGTTTGCCATCCTGACGGCTGCGCGCTCAGGAGAGGTCAGGGGTGCGCGGTGGCCGGAGATAGACCTGGAGGCGGCCCTGTGGACCATTCCAGCGCAGCGCATGAAGGCAGGCAAGGAGCATCGCGTGCCGCTCTCTGGTGGGGCGCTTGCGCTGCTGCGCGCAGTGCCGCGTCAGGGGGACATCATCTTTTCAGGCCGCAAGCGTGGCACGCAGTTGTCGGACATGAGTTTGACGGCAGTCTTGCGCCGCATGCAGCTTGAGGATATCACCGTGCACGGTTTCCGTTCTTCCTTCCGTGACTGGTGCGCCGAGGCGGCAGCCAACGCCTTTTCACGTGAGGTATGCGAGCATGCGCTGGCGCACCGCTTGCCGGACAGGGTGGAAGCGGCCTACCGGCGCGGCGACTTGTTCGACAAGCGTATCGTGCTGATGCAGGCATGGTCTGACTTTTGCACCAATCCCGCACCGCCTGTCGTGTGA